A DNA window from SAR86 cluster bacterium contains the following coding sequences:
- a CDS encoding polyprenyl synthetase family protein — MDKIKKAKIKIEKDLQDLEKSLNKSLKSKINLATEISSYTVSSGGKRIRPLLSIFIARCLNYSGKELIKLCTAIELLHTATLIHDDVVDESDTRRGKPSVNKKWDIMHSVLVGDFVYSKAFQNMSSLKNPEIIKVLANSTNMISEGEVMQLSLKASFLSEKDYFQIISNKTAELFKASAVSAALLSDASTEELKFVKHLAFSLGIIFQINDDILDYFGDSQRTGKQIGQDLSEGKITLPLIKTYNLSSTKEKKIIKNSLGNSTKKNITLIKNLIQSSGALKEVLDIRDKYYKTCIRNTKKLPSSNFRKLLENTINELVQIDF; from the coding sequence ATGGACAAGATCAAAAAAGCTAAAATTAAAATTGAGAAGGACTTACAAGATCTAGAAAAGAGCCTCAATAAATCTTTAAAGTCTAAAATTAACTTAGCTACTGAAATTTCAAGTTATACAGTAAGCTCTGGAGGCAAAAGAATAAGACCCCTCCTTTCCATATTTATAGCTAGATGCCTTAATTATTCAGGAAAAGAGTTAATTAAGTTGTGCACTGCAATTGAGCTTCTTCATACAGCTACCTTAATTCATGACGATGTTGTAGATGAGAGTGATACAAGAAGAGGTAAACCGAGTGTAAATAAAAAATGGGACATAATGCATAGCGTTTTAGTGGGAGATTTTGTCTACTCAAAAGCTTTTCAAAATATGTCATCTTTAAAAAATCCTGAAATAATAAAAGTATTAGCTAATTCTACAAATATGATTTCAGAAGGAGAAGTTATGCAACTTTCTTTAAAAGCCTCTTTTTTGAGCGAAAAAGATTACTTTCAAATTATTAGCAATAAAACAGCTGAATTATTCAAAGCTTCTGCAGTAAGTGCTGCATTACTTTCTGATGCTTCGACTGAAGAACTCAAATTTGTAAAGCATCTAGCTTTTTCATTAGGAATTATTTTTCAAATAAATGATGACATTTTAGACTACTTCGGTGATTCTCAAAGAACTGGTAAGCAAATAGGTCAGGACCTTTCGGAAGGTAAAATAACATTGCCTTTAATTAAAACTTATAATCTTAGCTCTACAAAAGAAAAAAAAATTATCAAAAATTCTTTAGGTAACTCAACCAAAAAGAATATAACTCTTATTAAAAACCTAATTCAATCTTCGGGTGCCTTAAAAGAAGTTTTAGATATTCGAGATAAATACTACAAAACTTGTATAAGGAATACTAAAAAACTTCCTTCCTCAAATTTTAGAAAGCTATTAGAAAACACTATAAATGAATTAGTTCAAATTGATTTCTAA
- the rplU gene encoding 50S ribosomal protein L21 → MHAVIQTGGKQHKVSEGESIDVELLPLKEGDSIEFDKVLLIFDGNNSKIGSPYLENATVKGEIVSHDKGKKIKIFKMKRRKGYRRSMGHRQNFTKVLIKTIKSPV, encoded by the coding sequence ATGCATGCTGTAATCCAAACTGGCGGAAAACAACATAAAGTTTCTGAAGGCGAGAGCATTGATGTTGAGCTATTGCCTCTTAAAGAGGGAGATTCTATTGAATTTGACAAAGTTTTGCTAATTTTTGACGGAAATAATTCAAAAATTGGCTCTCCTTACCTAGAGAATGCAACTGTAAAAGGGGAAATAGTGTCTCATGACAAAGGAAAAAAAATAAAAATTTTTAAAATGAAGAGAAGGAAAGGGTACAGGAGGTCTATGGGACATAGGCAAAATTTTACAAAAGTTTTGATTAAGACTATAAAGTCACCTGTTTAA
- the rpmA gene encoding 50S ribosomal protein L27 has translation MAHKKAGGSSRNGRDSNSKRLGVKAFGGETVSAGSILVRQRGTKFNPGVNVGCGKDHTLFAKVDGLVSYIKKGPKLRQFVDITPS, from the coding sequence ATGGCACATAAGAAAGCAGGCGGTAGCAGCAGAAATGGTAGAGATTCAAATTCTAAGAGATTGGGTGTCAAGGCTTTTGGAGGAGAAACTGTATCTGCAGGTTCAATTTTAGTTCGTCAAAGAGGGACAAAATTTAATCCTGGAGTGAACGTAGGCTGTGGTAAGGATCACACTTTATTTGCAAAAGTTGATGGACTTGTTTCTTATATCAAGAAGGGGCCAAAACTTAGACAGTTTGTTGACATAACGCCTTCCTGA